The window ATTTAACCCCGTTAAACGGTTAAAGAGAGTAGATTTACCTGTATTGGGATTCCCAACTAATGCAATTTTAATATCCAAACTCAGTTCTTTTATTGAATGATAATAACCTCTGCCTCACTTTTACGTAAGCAAAGCTGATAACCTGCAACTCGAATAGCCATTGGATCGCCAAGTGGCGCAAAACGCTCAACTTCTACAATTTCTCCTGGTAAACAGCCCATTTCCATTAACTTTACAGACATATCTAAATCTGTAAACGCCACGATTGTTCCTGTTTCTCCAACTTTTAAATGTGAAAGTTTCATTTGTCTGTATTAATTATAAATTCAGCTGGAGCTTATAAATGATGATCGAATAATTAAGAAGCAATTATTTAAGCCAACATATCAACTTCACGCATCAATTTTAGCGCAAGTTAAACTTTCTTTAGATTTATTCCAAATAAGAAAGTCGTCGATTGAATGAATAAAAAAGGTTTTACGCAAAAATGATCTATAAAATAAAAAAGGCCCGTTAAAAACGAGCCTTTTTTATTTATATTGAAGCTATTACATCCTTTGGCGCTGGCCGCCTCCACCCTGTGATGGCATTTGCATTTCGCTACTCATGTTTCTTCCTGCTATGCGTGTTAACGAATAAGTGAAAGAAAGCATGTAATATCTTTTTAATACATTATAATTTAAATCAGTAATTGAAGTACCCGTAGCGGTTCTGCTAATTCCTGTGTTCTGATTTAAAGCATCATTTACAGAAAATTTAAATGTGCCTCGGTTTTTAAAAAATTGGCGACTTAAATAAGGATTAAGGATTGTATATTCTTGATTAAATAAATCTCCTCCACCAAAATTTCTGAAATAATCAATATCTACTGCTATTCTGAAATTACCTGGTAATACGTAACTCACATCAAAACTTGGGTTAACCGTATAAAATTGAGTATTTGATGTTGGTCTGGCAGAGAATGCAGAATGCGTATAGCTACCAGTGATACCGCCAGTTAAGTCAAATTTTTCAATATTTGTTACCAATTTATAACCATTAGAAATGGTATAGGTATTGGTTATATTTCGTTGTGCATCGTTAAAACCTGCTACCTCAATAAAATTCACGTTTCTATTGTAAGCGCCGTTTCCAGATATATTTAACGTTAGTTTACGCTCTGCCATTAAAGGTAAAGACCACGTTGCATTCGCATTACCAGCATAAACACCATCTACATTGATGTAAGTTACTTGCTGCTTACCGCCAGCTATTGGGATAATGCTTTGGCCAATACTATTAAACGTTTGCGTGATATTTAATCCAGCAAAGAAAAACCTTCCATTTTCGATATTGAAGTTATTAAAGTTTACCCTTAATTGATTGTTAAAAGATGGTTTCAATTCTGGATTACCAATAAATATTGTTTGTGCATTGGTATTATCTAAAATAGGCTGAATCTGATCTATACTTGGCTGTGTTGTAGAACCACGATAGTTTACAAATAAGCGTTTTCTATTACTGAAGTTATATCTAAATTGAGCAGATGGCGTTAAATTAATGAAGTTTTGAATACGTTTAAAACCAGTTGTTAAATTAGTATTTACACGATTCGTTTGTTGCCCGGCAACGCCTATATTCCAGTTATACTTTTTCTCGGTCGATGTAAAACTTATACCTGCGGCATTGGTTAATGTACGGTTATTATAGATGTTAGTATACAAACCATTTATTAAATCGTATTGCAAACTTGCTGGATTGTAGTCGTAAACATCACGCTGAGAATCGCTTTCTATATATCCGTTCTGATAATTAAACTCTATACTTAAAGTTTTATTCAAAGGTTCTGTATATACAATTCGAGTAGAGTTATTAATGGAGTGACTACTGGTGTTATTTAATTGGTTGGTAATTGAATCTCTAACAACCGTGCCTGTAGTTCTTCTTTCGTTTATATTATTTAAGTTAGTACCTGAGTTGTCATTAATATTCGTACTTACATTTAATGATAAAGTACGGCCACGGCGCTTGAAACTTTTACGAACAAGAATATTATTAGTAATGGCCGGTGTAGCAGCAGTTGTAGCATTTTGTTGTAATCCTCGGGTCAACGTAGTAATGTAATCCCTTGTATAATCAGTAATACTGTTTCCATCATTTTCTGTATAAGAAATATTTGGTTGTATTTTGATAGATAGTGTTGGATCAATTTTAGTATCAATCATGAAATTAAAACGATGATTGATTTTATCGGTTACGCTATTTAAATTTTGATTAATATCAGTAATTGAGTTACCTGATAAATTTTGGATATGCGACGTTTGAAGATTTTCAACCATCGATTTATTAAAGAAATAACTAGCCTGAAACTGCGTACCATCCTTATAAACATCAGCAAAATTTAAACCTGCTGCGTTTGTTGTTGTAATACCACCACCAGAACTTGCAGCATTACCGCCACCTCCGCCGCCGCCATTACGACCACCGCCGCCACCAAAACCATTTCCAAGGCCACCACCTCCACCAAAGTTTTGTTTATTTACGTTATTAAACTGGCCAATGAAACTCAATTGCTGATCTTCATCAAATTTATTAACATTTAAACTTGCATCGTAACGATTATCTGAACCATAGCCAACTGTGCTATTTCCAAAATAACCGTGTTTCATACCATTTTTCGTGGTGATATTTAATATTTTATTTCTTGTTCCATCATCAATACCAGTAAATTGCGCTTGCTCAGAAAGCTCATCAATTACCTGAATTTTATCTACCATATCTGCTGGTAGATTTTTCGTAGCTAACAAAGGATCGTTTCCAAAAAACTCTTTTCCATCTACCTTTACTTTGGTAATGGTTTCTCCCTGAGCTTTTATACTTCCATCTTTAGCAACTTCTATTCCTGGTACTTTCTTTAGTAAATCTTCAACTACCGCGTTTTCTCTAACCTTTATAGATTTGGCATCAAATTCTAACGTATCTTTTTTGACTACAATAGGAATAGTCGCCGTTACATTTACGGTATTTAAATCAACGCCATCATCTGCCATTAAAATATCACCTGCGTTAACCGCTGCTTTTGCAATTTCTATATCTTTTGTTGCTGTTTTTAATCCTAAAAAGGCTGCATAAACCCTGTATTTTCCTGGCGCTATCGATTTAAAACTAAAAGTTCCATCAGCGTTAGATTGTCCGGAGGCGACAACACTAGAGTCTTTTAAGCTTTTTATTGCAATTGTTGCAAAATCAACGGGTTTCTTATCTTTGTTATTAATAATTCTACCACTAACAGAGCCAGAATTTTGAGCTTGAGCTAAATATCCGCAAAAAATTAGAGCAATAAATATTGCTCTTTGAACGATCCTTTTCATTAAAAATTTTTAGAAAGTATATTGTATTTAGCTATCAGACTAGCTAAAAGCATAAAGGTTTGTTACAGGACAATAAAAGCAACGTAACATTTTAAATACAGCTAAAGAATGTTGATGTAGGCTTTAAACTATTGTAAATTATTTGTTTTGAGCAGGATAGCTTTTATAATAAACCTTCGGACAGTTGCAGCCTTTTTTAAAAATGCTACAACTACTTAAACTTATAGTTAGTATTATACAGAAATAACTAAACTTTCTTCTCATTGAAATTTAATTTATGTAGCAGAACATAACTGAATATTGCCATGGATGCACCTAGCATATCGCAGCCAAAATCCCACCACTCTGCAGATCGATAAGTAAATACTTTCCACTGTAATAATTCTATACCTCCGCCAATTAAAATATTTATCAGCAGTACTTTAAAAATAGTTAGGGTTCTAAAGCCAAAGCTATGCTGATATTTAATTTTTCCATAAAATAAAAGTATAGAAAGCATAAAGAAAAACCCCATATGGGTCATCTTATCAAAGCCCTTAAAAAAGAAACCTTCACTTTCAGTATCGGGCATTTTGGTGAAACAGAACACCAGGACAACTATCGTCCAAAAAATAGCCCATTTTTGCTGTTTGAATGTATCGTACAAAATAAAGAGATTCTAAGCCCCAACTAATGCTTTATAAGCATCAGCAGTAAGTAAATCATCTACTTCTGCAACATCTGATAACGAAATTTTAACTATCCAACCTTTTCCATAAGGATCCGAATTTACTAATTCCGGGCTAGCATCTAATTCTGGATTAAGCTCCAACACTGTTCCTGAAAGGGGCATAAATAAATCAGATACCGTTTTTACTGCTTCTACTGTTCCAAAAACTTCTTCTTTAGCCACTTCAGAATCAATAGAATTTATATCTACATAAACAATATCACCTAATTCATGCTGAGCGAAATCAGTAATACCGATATAAGCTTCGTTACCTTCAACTTTAACCCACTCGTGGTCTTTTGTATACTTTAATTCTGATGGAAAATTCATTTATTATATATTATTTGGACAAAGTTAATGAAATTTATGATCTCAATTTATCAGATTTTATGTTTTTTTGAATCAAGATGATAAATAATTCATTTAATTAAATCTCTTTGTTAATTAAACGTAAACCTTAAGCTAAAACCAAAATTACTAAATGAAGTATTAAAAGTTTGTGAAGTATATGGTTTAGTGATATTGGAATCATAGAAGAACTTTACATTAAACTTTTGGTTTAGTACATAATCAACACTCGGTCTTAATGTAATATTTTTTGCTCCAGAAGAGATCTCGGCTTCGGCAACATCGGCTCTATAAATAACTGTTTTATTATCTCTTACGGCTACATCAAGTTTAAAATCCATGTTGTTATCCATTTTCAAACTTTTAAACCATCCAAAAGGAAATCTAAATTTCGTTGTTCTATAACCTAAACCCAATACCAAATTGTTTTCAGACAATTGAGCAAGCTGACTATTTGATAAACTTAAACCCAATAATCTAGATCTATTCAATTCA is drawn from Pedobacter mucosus and contains these coding sequences:
- a CDS encoding FeoA family protein; its protein translation is MKLSHLKVGETGTIVAFTDLDMSVKLMEMGCLPGEIVEVERFAPLGDPMAIRVAGYQLCLRKSEAEVIIIQ
- a CDS encoding outer membrane beta-barrel family protein — encoded protein: MKRIVQRAIFIALIFCGYLAQAQNSGSVSGRIINNKDKKPVDFATIAIKSLKDSSVVASGQSNADGTFSFKSIAPGKYRVYAAFLGLKTATKDIEIAKAAVNAGDILMADDGVDLNTVNVTATIPIVVKKDTLEFDAKSIKVRENAVVEDLLKKVPGIEVAKDGSIKAQGETITKVKVDGKEFFGNDPLLATKNLPADMVDKIQVIDELSEQAQFTGIDDGTRNKILNITTKNGMKHGYFGNSTVGYGSDNRYDASLNVNKFDEDQQLSFIGQFNNVNKQNFGGGGGLGNGFGGGGGRNGGGGGGGNAASSGGGITTTNAAGLNFADVYKDGTQFQASYFFNKSMVENLQTSHIQNLSGNSITDINQNLNSVTDKINHRFNFMIDTKIDPTLSIKIQPNISYTENDGNSITDYTRDYITTLTRGLQQNATTAATPAITNNILVRKSFKRRGRTLSLNVSTNINDNSGTNLNNINERRTTGTVVRDSITNQLNNTSSHSINNSTRIVYTEPLNKTLSIEFNYQNGYIESDSQRDVYDYNPASLQYDLINGLYTNIYNNRTLTNAAGISFTSTEKKYNWNIGVAGQQTNRVNTNLTTGFKRIQNFINLTPSAQFRYNFSNRKRLFVNYRGSTTQPSIDQIQPILDNTNAQTIFIGNPELKPSFNNQLRVNFNNFNIENGRFFFAGLNITQTFNSIGQSIIPIAGGKQQVTYINVDGVYAGNANATWSLPLMAERKLTLNISGNGAYNRNVNFIEVAGFNDAQRNITNTYTISNGYKLVTNIEKFDLTGGITGSYTHSAFSARPTSNTQFYTVNPSFDVSYVLPGNFRIAVDIDYFRNFGGGDLFNQEYTILNPYLSRQFFKNRGTFKFSVNDALNQNTGISRTATGTSITDLNYNVLKRYYMLSFTYSLTRIAGRNMSSEMQMPSQGGGGQRQRM
- a CDS encoding VanZ family protein; protein product: MYDTFKQQKWAIFWTIVVLVFCFTKMPDTESEGFFFKGFDKMTHMGFFFMLSILLFYGKIKYQHSFGFRTLTIFKVLLINILIGGGIELLQWKVFTYRSAEWWDFGCDMLGASMAIFSYVLLHKLNFNEKKV
- the gcvH gene encoding glycine cleavage system protein GcvH yields the protein MNFPSELKYTKDHEWVKVEGNEAYIGITDFAQHELGDIVYVDINSIDSEVAKEEVFGTVEAVKTVSDLFMPLSGTVLELNPELDASPELVNSDPYGKGWIVKISLSDVAEVDDLLTADAYKALVGA